Proteins from a single region of Candidatus Scalindua japonica:
- a CDS encoding amidase — protein MEKYLSLQKIKSNTFIIGLLAFLILFTIGIHKLKPKVNSDKTTINIKLLNSFFFNTAYASHSAGEDLVNTDKKALTFKDRQEQAGRELLAELVKNEEITKERLFEGNLFEKYRNCDGLTLGELVKQGAAPSKLLKIAIMVSDHVKGFNAIVRPHYRVQPPSNIETVGFIEDNTHQHEYDHSLLGPFGRSLPRITLKTNETVKTSETAMTMEEKALKTAHDMESNTRRQNETPSSEVSFKGVPFLLKDLGVEMRGTPLAMGSRAFKDYVSEKDSEIVKRFKKAGLVIFGKTSTPEFGIMGVTEPKVWGVTTNPWNTGYSPGGSSGGSAVAVAAGIVPVAHASDGGGSIRIPASCTGLFGLKLSRDRTPNGSFVTVQHVISRSVRDSAAMLDLLQGYGGDFHTPTENPIDPPKHPYLEDVYDGKDAIYNKTKNKDYKIAYSIFDTNPLTGEETPKDYLDAVNNVVTLLKELGYKVEEVEPPINFNELVEPAFKGLCAKTFEHISKITRKQDLELYTRFLAKLGESVSMNREGIPQPDPLFTNIIQKVQKFYNENEIDFYMMPTLGRMPFTIGETALSPDMESMIDGVVNNRQDQIVKALRKIKKQDSGFLEKLDKRIIGGSPPWNKFVLDNNLMLPEVKRVMSASPWAGLANLTGYPAMSIPLHWAENGLPVGIQFMAAYGKENLLFRLAGQLEEVFPWFDQVPNVSRYTMFLDK, from the coding sequence TTCAACACTGCTTATGCTAGTCATTCGGCAGGGGAGGATTTAGTAAATACAGATAAGAAGGCTTTAACTTTCAAAGACAGGCAGGAGCAGGCAGGCAGGGAATTACTGGCAGAATTAGTAAAAAATGAAGAAATTACTAAAGAGAGATTATTCGAGGGAAATTTATTTGAAAAGTATCGAAACTGTGATGGATTAACGCTGGGAGAATTAGTGAAGCAGGGAGCGGCACCAAGCAAATTGCTTAAAATAGCGATTATGGTTTCCGATCATGTTAAGGGCTTTAATGCCATTGTACGTCCGCATTATCGAGTACAACCACCATCCAATATTGAAACAGTAGGGTTCATCGAAGATAATACTCATCAACATGAATATGATCACTCGTTGCTTGGCCCTTTTGGACGCTCGTTACCCAGAATAACACTAAAGACAAATGAAACCGTAAAGACAAGTGAAACAGCAATGACAATGGAAGAGAAAGCTCTTAAAACTGCACATGATATGGAAAGCAACACTCGTCGACAGAATGAAACTCCTTCATCAGAGGTGTCTTTTAAAGGAGTTCCTTTCCTGTTAAAGGATCTTGGGGTTGAGATGAGAGGAACACCTCTTGCGATGGGTAGCAGGGCCTTCAAAGATTATGTTTCGGAAAAGGACTCTGAGATTGTTAAACGTTTTAAGAAAGCTGGTCTTGTTATTTTTGGTAAAACCAGTACACCGGAATTTGGTATTATGGGTGTGACGGAGCCTAAGGTGTGGGGTGTGACAACAAACCCATGGAATACCGGGTATTCTCCCGGTGGTTCATCCGGAGGATCTGCGGTTGCAGTGGCCGCGGGAATTGTTCCGGTCGCTCACGCTTCCGATGGAGGAGGATCTATCAGGATTCCAGCATCCTGTACGGGATTATTTGGACTAAAACTCAGTCGTGATAGAACTCCGAATGGGAGTTTTGTTACTGTTCAACATGTAATAAGTCGCAGTGTCAGGGATTCAGCCGCGATGTTGGATCTGTTGCAAGGATATGGTGGCGACTTCCACACCCCTACTGAAAACCCGATTGATCCTCCGAAACACCCTTACCTGGAAGATGTTTATGACGGGAAAGATGCAATATATAACAAGACCAAGAATAAAGATTACAAGATTGCGTATTCGATATTTGACACCAATCCATTGACAGGAGAGGAGACACCAAAGGATTACCTGGACGCAGTAAATAACGTGGTTACTCTCCTGAAAGAACTGGGATATAAAGTTGAAGAAGTAGAGCCTCCTATCAACTTTAATGAACTTGTTGAGCCCGCATTTAAAGGGCTCTGTGCCAAAACATTTGAACACATTTCCAAGATTACGCGTAAACAAGACCTTGAGTTGTATACCAGATTTCTGGCAAAGTTGGGTGAGTCGGTTTCTATGAATAGGGAAGGAATACCGCAGCCTGATCCGTTGTTTACTAACATAATTCAGAAAGTACAAAAGTTTTATAATGAGAATGAGATTGATTTCTATATGATGCCCACCTTGGGAAGGATGCCTTTTACTATTGGAGAAACAGCTCTCAGCCCTGATATGGAGAGTATGATCGATGGAGTAGTTAATAATCGGCAAGATCAAATAGTGAAGGCGCTTCGTAAAATCAAGAAACAGGATTCCGGGTTTCTGGAAAAGTTGGATAAGCGGATAATTGGTGGATCTCCACCCTGGAACAAATTTGTCCTTGATAACAATTTGATGTTGCCAGAGGTGAAGAGGGTAATGTCAGCCTCGCCTTGGGCCGGGCTGGCCAACCTGACAGGTTATCCCGCGATGTCAATTCCCCTGCACTGGGCGGAGAATGGTCTTCCTGTGGGAATACAATTTATGGCGGCCTATGGTAAAGAAAATCTGCTTTTCAGGCTGGCAGGGCAGTTGGAAGAAGTATTTCCATGGTTTGATCAGGTCCCCAATGTTTCCAGATATACGATGTTTTTAGATAAATAG